A stretch of Lathyrus oleraceus cultivar Zhongwan6 chromosome 6, CAAS_Psat_ZW6_1.0, whole genome shotgun sequence DNA encodes these proteins:
- the LOC127097703 gene encoding protein ACCUMULATION AND REPLICATION OF CHLOROPLASTS 3, chloroplastic isoform X1 translates to MKLSAFPNFKLVSNSSLFHSTSNQFRSRCSLSLRHCHYGFRCRNSKPVPQIRMCSEKLPLSNGYGGVDIRETKSDFVEVIAIGGRKDAVLDFCLNSPFQLSSLRFWNVIVKDSQDVQLQQRPTKEEPCSGIVKAPVFMKSCSKTIVLVASAGYGSDHTVTVDIFETIRSTNGLTVAVVLKPFSFEGLRRKDEVKALMGKLKENTNLLIEIDIDALLKKDLLTLDEAMKTANDAVLLAIKAISVLKSEMHRKFIDRLHNSVKEACNSEIIKILECYKEARIGFGAAYNIKTSILQSIFDSPFLGASLKDPNSAVICIIACSEPINDSDIAVFLHTFRQTTEYTRDIIISTVLEPDVEPNLLITTVLTLGLTVQPPSQNGGILSKLARHFPLVFSFWGRHSMPQIVPGKEDAVSSHEMMRSYNSDEGESMVIPSTVDDRFDKQFAELEPDVSNNSSKLFVLRDSEENEDSFDNIANSPILYDSINEEDEFAFQREQLGNWNLGPGFEVAKEWAQETEADVTPVVDSLSIFHLPVGVRPLEELKDSLEISFMSKKHEPDAGVEAMMEFTSSLLKAKRANSNKPKKHGVLSVRAASMLEAERDMSIKWSRVVEIQYRGGRYKGRCQGGIPEGKGRLVLQDGNIYDGLWHTGKRSGPGTFYFKNGDMFQGSWRDDAMHGKGWFYFHTGDRWFANFWKGKANGEGRFYTKSGDAFFGNFKDGWRHGQFLCVNANGTRYIEIWEHGVLVDSKPLDR, encoded by the exons ATGAAACTTTCAGCATTCCCCAACTTCAAACTTGTTTCTAATTCTTCCCTATTCCATTCTACCTCGAATCAATTTCGCTCTCGATGCTCTCTTTCTCTTCGTCACTGCCATTATGGCTTTCGGTGTCGAAATTCAAAACCTGTACCGCAGATCAGGATGTGTTCGGAGAAGCTTCCGCTGTCGAACGGTTACGGCGGAGTCGATATCCGAGAAACCAAATCCGATTTCGTCGAAGTGATTGCCATTGGCGGTAGGAAGGACGCGGTTCTTGATTTCTGCTTGAATTCGCCATTTCAGTTGTCTTCTTTACGCTTTTG GAATGTCATTGTAAAAGATTCACAAGATGTGCAATTACAACAAAGGCCTACTAAAGAAG AACCTTGCTCCGGAATTGTCAAAGCTCCAGTATTTATGAAGTCATGCTCAAAGACCATTGTCCTT GTGGCTAGTGCAGGATATGGATCAGACCACACCGTCACCGTTGATATTTTTGAAACTATAAGGTCCACAAATGGACTCACAGTTGCTGTAGTTTTGAAGCCATTTAGCTTTGAAGGGTTGAGACGAAAAGATGAG GTAAAAGCTTTGATGGGGAAACTTAAGGAGAATACTAATTTACTTATCG AAATTGACATTGATGCACTTCTCAAAAAAGACTTGTTGACTCTAGATGAGGCTATGAAGACTGCAAATGATGCTGTTTTGCTAGCTATTAAGGCCATATCAGTTCTAAAATCA GAAATGCACAGAAAATTTATAGATAGATTGCACAATAGCGTGAAAGAAGCCTGCAATTCAGAAATTATTAAA ATATTGGAATGCTATAAAGAAGCCAGAATTGGATTTGGGGCTGCTTATAATATCAAAACTTCAATTTTGCAGTCTATATTTGATAGTCCCTTCTTGGGTGCTTCTTTGAAG GATCCAAATAGTGCAGTTATATGCATTATTGCGTGTTCTGAACCCATCAATGATAGTGATATAGCAGTCTTTCTGCATACTTTCCGTCAAACAACAGAATACACGAGGGATATTATAATATCAACAGTACTTGAGCCTGATGTCGAGCCCAACCTACTAATCACAACTGTCCTTACACTTGG CTTAACCGTGCAACCACCTTCCCAGAATGGTGGTATACTATCCAAACTTGCCCGGCATTTTCCTCTTGTATTTAGCTTTTGGGGAAGACATAGTATGCCACAAATTGTCCCTGGGAAAGAGGATGCAGTATCTTCTCATGAAATGATGAGATCTTATAACAGTGATGAGGGGGAAAGTATGGTTATTCCCAGTACTGTTGATGACAGATTTGACAAGCAGTTTGCAGAGCTGGAGCCAGATGTGAGCAACAACAGCTCAAAGTTGTTTGTTTTAAG GGATTCTGAAGAAAATGAAGATTCATTTGACAACATAGCCAATTCTCCTATCCTTTATGATTCCATTAACGAAGAAG ACGAATTTGCTTTTCAGAGGGAACAGCTTGGAAACTGGAATCTGGGCCCTGGATTTGAAGTGGCAAAAGAGTGGGCCCAAGAAACGGAAGCTGATGTTACACCAGTGGTTGATAGCCTAAGCATATTCCACCTTCCTGTTGGTGTGAGGCCTTTAGAAGAGTTGAAAGACAGTTTAGAAATCTCATTTATGTCAAAAAAGCACGAGCCAGATGCAGGTGTGGAAGCAATGATGGAATTTACATCTTCACTTTTGAAGGCAAAACGTGCTAATAGTAATAAGCCAAAGAAGCATGGTGTTCTGTCTGTTCGTGCTGCATCTATGCTG GAGGCAGAACGCGATATGTCAATAAAGTGGAGTCGTGTTGTGGAAATACAATATAGGGGAGGAAGATACAAGGGACGATGCCAAGGTGGTATTCCTGAAGGGAAG GGGCGTCTTGTTCTTCAAGATGGAAATATCTATGACGGTTTATGGCACACTGGCAAGAGGTCAGGTCCAGGAACATTCTATTTCAAGAACGGAGACATGTTTCAAGGATCGTGGAGGGATGACGCCATGCACGGCAAG GGTTGGTTTTATTTTCACACTGGTGATCGGTGGTTTGCAAACTTCTGGAAGGGAAAGGCAAATGGAGAGGGGCGGTTTTACACAAAGTCTGGTGATGCCTTCTTTGGCAATTTCAAAGACGGATGGCGGCATGGCCAGTTTCTTTGTGTGAATGCAAATGGAACGAG GTACATTGAAATTTGGGAACACGGAGTTCTTGTAGACAGCAAGCCTTTAGACAGATGA
- the LOC127097703 gene encoding protein ACCUMULATION AND REPLICATION OF CHLOROPLASTS 3, chloroplastic isoform X3 has translation MGNGYVDYSGNDGHSANDIMSNVIVKDSQDVQLQQRPTKEEPCSGIVKAPVFMKSCSKTIVLVASAGYGSDHTVTVDIFETIRSTNGLTVAVVLKPFSFEGLRRKDEVKALMGKLKENTNLLIEIDIDALLKKDLLTLDEAMKTANDAVLLAIKAISVLKSEMHRKFIDRLHNSVKEACNSEIIKILECYKEARIGFGAAYNIKTSILQSIFDSPFLGASLKDPNSAVICIIACSEPINDSDIAVFLHTFRQTTEYTRDIIISTVLEPDVEPNLLITTVLTLGLTVQPPSQNGGILSKLARHFPLVFSFWGRHSMPQIVPGKEDAVSSHEMMRSYNSDEGESMVIPSTVDDRFDKQFAELEPDVSNNSSKLFVLRDSEENEDSFDNIANSPILYDSINEEDEFAFQREQLGNWNLGPGFEVAKEWAQETEADVTPVVDSLSIFHLPVGVRPLEELKDSLEISFMSKKHEPDAGVEAMMEFTSSLLKAKRANSNKPKKHGVLSVRAASMLEAERDMSIKWSRVVEIQYRGGRYKGRCQGGIPEGKGRLVLQDGNIYDGLWHTGKRSGPGTFYFKNGDMFQGSWRDDAMHGKGWFYFHTGDRWFANFWKGKANGEGRFYTKSGDAFFGNFKDGWRHGQFLCVNANGTRYIEIWEHGVLVDSKPLDR, from the exons ATGGGAAATGGCTATGTTGATTATTCTGGAAATGATGGGCATTCTGCGAATGATATAATGTC GAATGTCATTGTAAAAGATTCACAAGATGTGCAATTACAACAAAGGCCTACTAAAGAAG AACCTTGCTCCGGAATTGTCAAAGCTCCAGTATTTATGAAGTCATGCTCAAAGACCATTGTCCTT GTGGCTAGTGCAGGATATGGATCAGACCACACCGTCACCGTTGATATTTTTGAAACTATAAGGTCCACAAATGGACTCACAGTTGCTGTAGTTTTGAAGCCATTTAGCTTTGAAGGGTTGAGACGAAAAGATGAG GTAAAAGCTTTGATGGGGAAACTTAAGGAGAATACTAATTTACTTATCG AAATTGACATTGATGCACTTCTCAAAAAAGACTTGTTGACTCTAGATGAGGCTATGAAGACTGCAAATGATGCTGTTTTGCTAGCTATTAAGGCCATATCAGTTCTAAAATCA GAAATGCACAGAAAATTTATAGATAGATTGCACAATAGCGTGAAAGAAGCCTGCAATTCAGAAATTATTAAA ATATTGGAATGCTATAAAGAAGCCAGAATTGGATTTGGGGCTGCTTATAATATCAAAACTTCAATTTTGCAGTCTATATTTGATAGTCCCTTCTTGGGTGCTTCTTTGAAG GATCCAAATAGTGCAGTTATATGCATTATTGCGTGTTCTGAACCCATCAATGATAGTGATATAGCAGTCTTTCTGCATACTTTCCGTCAAACAACAGAATACACGAGGGATATTATAATATCAACAGTACTTGAGCCTGATGTCGAGCCCAACCTACTAATCACAACTGTCCTTACACTTGG CTTAACCGTGCAACCACCTTCCCAGAATGGTGGTATACTATCCAAACTTGCCCGGCATTTTCCTCTTGTATTTAGCTTTTGGGGAAGACATAGTATGCCACAAATTGTCCCTGGGAAAGAGGATGCAGTATCTTCTCATGAAATGATGAGATCTTATAACAGTGATGAGGGGGAAAGTATGGTTATTCCCAGTACTGTTGATGACAGATTTGACAAGCAGTTTGCAGAGCTGGAGCCAGATGTGAGCAACAACAGCTCAAAGTTGTTTGTTTTAAG GGATTCTGAAGAAAATGAAGATTCATTTGACAACATAGCCAATTCTCCTATCCTTTATGATTCCATTAACGAAGAAG ACGAATTTGCTTTTCAGAGGGAACAGCTTGGAAACTGGAATCTGGGCCCTGGATTTGAAGTGGCAAAAGAGTGGGCCCAAGAAACGGAAGCTGATGTTACACCAGTGGTTGATAGCCTAAGCATATTCCACCTTCCTGTTGGTGTGAGGCCTTTAGAAGAGTTGAAAGACAGTTTAGAAATCTCATTTATGTCAAAAAAGCACGAGCCAGATGCAGGTGTGGAAGCAATGATGGAATTTACATCTTCACTTTTGAAGGCAAAACGTGCTAATAGTAATAAGCCAAAGAAGCATGGTGTTCTGTCTGTTCGTGCTGCATCTATGCTG GAGGCAGAACGCGATATGTCAATAAAGTGGAGTCGTGTTGTGGAAATACAATATAGGGGAGGAAGATACAAGGGACGATGCCAAGGTGGTATTCCTGAAGGGAAG GGGCGTCTTGTTCTTCAAGATGGAAATATCTATGACGGTTTATGGCACACTGGCAAGAGGTCAGGTCCAGGAACATTCTATTTCAAGAACGGAGACATGTTTCAAGGATCGTGGAGGGATGACGCCATGCACGGCAAG GGTTGGTTTTATTTTCACACTGGTGATCGGTGGTTTGCAAACTTCTGGAAGGGAAAGGCAAATGGAGAGGGGCGGTTTTACACAAAGTCTGGTGATGCCTTCTTTGGCAATTTCAAAGACGGATGGCGGCATGGCCAGTTTCTTTGTGTGAATGCAAATGGAACGAG GTACATTGAAATTTGGGAACACGGAGTTCTTGTAGACAGCAAGCCTTTAGACAGATGA
- the LOC127097703 gene encoding protein ACCUMULATION AND REPLICATION OF CHLOROPLASTS 3, chloroplastic isoform X2 produces the protein MKLIYETISKIGLALLTVSLCLISNSTSFLVNVIVKDSQDVQLQQRPTKEEPCSGIVKAPVFMKSCSKTIVLVASAGYGSDHTVTVDIFETIRSTNGLTVAVVLKPFSFEGLRRKDEVKALMGKLKENTNLLIEIDIDALLKKDLLTLDEAMKTANDAVLLAIKAISVLKSEMHRKFIDRLHNSVKEACNSEIIKILECYKEARIGFGAAYNIKTSILQSIFDSPFLGASLKDPNSAVICIIACSEPINDSDIAVFLHTFRQTTEYTRDIIISTVLEPDVEPNLLITTVLTLGLTVQPPSQNGGILSKLARHFPLVFSFWGRHSMPQIVPGKEDAVSSHEMMRSYNSDEGESMVIPSTVDDRFDKQFAELEPDVSNNSSKLFVLRDSEENEDSFDNIANSPILYDSINEEDEFAFQREQLGNWNLGPGFEVAKEWAQETEADVTPVVDSLSIFHLPVGVRPLEELKDSLEISFMSKKHEPDAGVEAMMEFTSSLLKAKRANSNKPKKHGVLSVRAASMLEAERDMSIKWSRVVEIQYRGGRYKGRCQGGIPEGKGRLVLQDGNIYDGLWHTGKRSGPGTFYFKNGDMFQGSWRDDAMHGKGWFYFHTGDRWFANFWKGKANGEGRFYTKSGDAFFGNFKDGWRHGQFLCVNANGTRYIEIWEHGVLVDSKPLDR, from the exons ATGAAATTAATTTATGAAACAATTAGTAAGATTGGATTAGCATTGTTGACGGTCTCTTTGTGCCTGATATCAAATAGTACATCATTTTTAGT GAATGTCATTGTAAAAGATTCACAAGATGTGCAATTACAACAAAGGCCTACTAAAGAAG AACCTTGCTCCGGAATTGTCAAAGCTCCAGTATTTATGAAGTCATGCTCAAAGACCATTGTCCTT GTGGCTAGTGCAGGATATGGATCAGACCACACCGTCACCGTTGATATTTTTGAAACTATAAGGTCCACAAATGGACTCACAGTTGCTGTAGTTTTGAAGCCATTTAGCTTTGAAGGGTTGAGACGAAAAGATGAG GTAAAAGCTTTGATGGGGAAACTTAAGGAGAATACTAATTTACTTATCG AAATTGACATTGATGCACTTCTCAAAAAAGACTTGTTGACTCTAGATGAGGCTATGAAGACTGCAAATGATGCTGTTTTGCTAGCTATTAAGGCCATATCAGTTCTAAAATCA GAAATGCACAGAAAATTTATAGATAGATTGCACAATAGCGTGAAAGAAGCCTGCAATTCAGAAATTATTAAA ATATTGGAATGCTATAAAGAAGCCAGAATTGGATTTGGGGCTGCTTATAATATCAAAACTTCAATTTTGCAGTCTATATTTGATAGTCCCTTCTTGGGTGCTTCTTTGAAG GATCCAAATAGTGCAGTTATATGCATTATTGCGTGTTCTGAACCCATCAATGATAGTGATATAGCAGTCTTTCTGCATACTTTCCGTCAAACAACAGAATACACGAGGGATATTATAATATCAACAGTACTTGAGCCTGATGTCGAGCCCAACCTACTAATCACAACTGTCCTTACACTTGG CTTAACCGTGCAACCACCTTCCCAGAATGGTGGTATACTATCCAAACTTGCCCGGCATTTTCCTCTTGTATTTAGCTTTTGGGGAAGACATAGTATGCCACAAATTGTCCCTGGGAAAGAGGATGCAGTATCTTCTCATGAAATGATGAGATCTTATAACAGTGATGAGGGGGAAAGTATGGTTATTCCCAGTACTGTTGATGACAGATTTGACAAGCAGTTTGCAGAGCTGGAGCCAGATGTGAGCAACAACAGCTCAAAGTTGTTTGTTTTAAG GGATTCTGAAGAAAATGAAGATTCATTTGACAACATAGCCAATTCTCCTATCCTTTATGATTCCATTAACGAAGAAG ACGAATTTGCTTTTCAGAGGGAACAGCTTGGAAACTGGAATCTGGGCCCTGGATTTGAAGTGGCAAAAGAGTGGGCCCAAGAAACGGAAGCTGATGTTACACCAGTGGTTGATAGCCTAAGCATATTCCACCTTCCTGTTGGTGTGAGGCCTTTAGAAGAGTTGAAAGACAGTTTAGAAATCTCATTTATGTCAAAAAAGCACGAGCCAGATGCAGGTGTGGAAGCAATGATGGAATTTACATCTTCACTTTTGAAGGCAAAACGTGCTAATAGTAATAAGCCAAAGAAGCATGGTGTTCTGTCTGTTCGTGCTGCATCTATGCTG GAGGCAGAACGCGATATGTCAATAAAGTGGAGTCGTGTTGTGGAAATACAATATAGGGGAGGAAGATACAAGGGACGATGCCAAGGTGGTATTCCTGAAGGGAAG GGGCGTCTTGTTCTTCAAGATGGAAATATCTATGACGGTTTATGGCACACTGGCAAGAGGTCAGGTCCAGGAACATTCTATTTCAAGAACGGAGACATGTTTCAAGGATCGTGGAGGGATGACGCCATGCACGGCAAG GGTTGGTTTTATTTTCACACTGGTGATCGGTGGTTTGCAAACTTCTGGAAGGGAAAGGCAAATGGAGAGGGGCGGTTTTACACAAAGTCTGGTGATGCCTTCTTTGGCAATTTCAAAGACGGATGGCGGCATGGCCAGTTTCTTTGTGTGAATGCAAATGGAACGAG GTACATTGAAATTTGGGAACACGGAGTTCTTGTAGACAGCAAGCCTTTAGACAGATGA
- the LOC127097703 gene encoding protein ACCUMULATION AND REPLICATION OF CHLOROPLASTS 3, chloroplastic isoform X4, with protein sequence MKSCSKTIVLVASAGYGSDHTVTVDIFETIRSTNGLTVAVVLKPFSFEGLRRKDEVKALMGKLKENTNLLIEIDIDALLKKDLLTLDEAMKTANDAVLLAIKAISVLKSEMHRKFIDRLHNSVKEACNSEIIKILECYKEARIGFGAAYNIKTSILQSIFDSPFLGASLKDPNSAVICIIACSEPINDSDIAVFLHTFRQTTEYTRDIIISTVLEPDVEPNLLITTVLTLGLTVQPPSQNGGILSKLARHFPLVFSFWGRHSMPQIVPGKEDAVSSHEMMRSYNSDEGESMVIPSTVDDRFDKQFAELEPDVSNNSSKLFVLRDSEENEDSFDNIANSPILYDSINEEDEFAFQREQLGNWNLGPGFEVAKEWAQETEADVTPVVDSLSIFHLPVGVRPLEELKDSLEISFMSKKHEPDAGVEAMMEFTSSLLKAKRANSNKPKKHGVLSVRAASMLEAERDMSIKWSRVVEIQYRGGRYKGRCQGGIPEGKGRLVLQDGNIYDGLWHTGKRSGPGTFYFKNGDMFQGSWRDDAMHGKGWFYFHTGDRWFANFWKGKANGEGRFYTKSGDAFFGNFKDGWRHGQFLCVNANGTRYIEIWEHGVLVDSKPLDR encoded by the exons ATGAAGTCATGCTCAAAGACCATTGTCCTT GTGGCTAGTGCAGGATATGGATCAGACCACACCGTCACCGTTGATATTTTTGAAACTATAAGGTCCACAAATGGACTCACAGTTGCTGTAGTTTTGAAGCCATTTAGCTTTGAAGGGTTGAGACGAAAAGATGAG GTAAAAGCTTTGATGGGGAAACTTAAGGAGAATACTAATTTACTTATCG AAATTGACATTGATGCACTTCTCAAAAAAGACTTGTTGACTCTAGATGAGGCTATGAAGACTGCAAATGATGCTGTTTTGCTAGCTATTAAGGCCATATCAGTTCTAAAATCA GAAATGCACAGAAAATTTATAGATAGATTGCACAATAGCGTGAAAGAAGCCTGCAATTCAGAAATTATTAAA ATATTGGAATGCTATAAAGAAGCCAGAATTGGATTTGGGGCTGCTTATAATATCAAAACTTCAATTTTGCAGTCTATATTTGATAGTCCCTTCTTGGGTGCTTCTTTGAAG GATCCAAATAGTGCAGTTATATGCATTATTGCGTGTTCTGAACCCATCAATGATAGTGATATAGCAGTCTTTCTGCATACTTTCCGTCAAACAACAGAATACACGAGGGATATTATAATATCAACAGTACTTGAGCCTGATGTCGAGCCCAACCTACTAATCACAACTGTCCTTACACTTGG CTTAACCGTGCAACCACCTTCCCAGAATGGTGGTATACTATCCAAACTTGCCCGGCATTTTCCTCTTGTATTTAGCTTTTGGGGAAGACATAGTATGCCACAAATTGTCCCTGGGAAAGAGGATGCAGTATCTTCTCATGAAATGATGAGATCTTATAACAGTGATGAGGGGGAAAGTATGGTTATTCCCAGTACTGTTGATGACAGATTTGACAAGCAGTTTGCAGAGCTGGAGCCAGATGTGAGCAACAACAGCTCAAAGTTGTTTGTTTTAAG GGATTCTGAAGAAAATGAAGATTCATTTGACAACATAGCCAATTCTCCTATCCTTTATGATTCCATTAACGAAGAAG ACGAATTTGCTTTTCAGAGGGAACAGCTTGGAAACTGGAATCTGGGCCCTGGATTTGAAGTGGCAAAAGAGTGGGCCCAAGAAACGGAAGCTGATGTTACACCAGTGGTTGATAGCCTAAGCATATTCCACCTTCCTGTTGGTGTGAGGCCTTTAGAAGAGTTGAAAGACAGTTTAGAAATCTCATTTATGTCAAAAAAGCACGAGCCAGATGCAGGTGTGGAAGCAATGATGGAATTTACATCTTCACTTTTGAAGGCAAAACGTGCTAATAGTAATAAGCCAAAGAAGCATGGTGTTCTGTCTGTTCGTGCTGCATCTATGCTG GAGGCAGAACGCGATATGTCAATAAAGTGGAGTCGTGTTGTGGAAATACAATATAGGGGAGGAAGATACAAGGGACGATGCCAAGGTGGTATTCCTGAAGGGAAG GGGCGTCTTGTTCTTCAAGATGGAAATATCTATGACGGTTTATGGCACACTGGCAAGAGGTCAGGTCCAGGAACATTCTATTTCAAGAACGGAGACATGTTTCAAGGATCGTGGAGGGATGACGCCATGCACGGCAAG GGTTGGTTTTATTTTCACACTGGTGATCGGTGGTTTGCAAACTTCTGGAAGGGAAAGGCAAATGGAGAGGGGCGGTTTTACACAAAGTCTGGTGATGCCTTCTTTGGCAATTTCAAAGACGGATGGCGGCATGGCCAGTTTCTTTGTGTGAATGCAAATGGAACGAG GTACATTGAAATTTGGGAACACGGAGTTCTTGTAGACAGCAAGCCTTTAGACAGATGA